From Fibrobacter sp. UWB4, one genomic window encodes:
- a CDS encoding CatA-like O-acetyltransferase, family 2, whose amino-acid sequence MAKEINPKSTTRAKAFEFWMQAPNPMVTFFKTLNVTRLVKVSKKRGLKFNMLMDYCIGKAASSVKEFYMLPVNGKLMQYDSIAVNTIVKNDEGEVSSCDIPYSEDLATFNRNYLKYTKIVAESCGDWDLSENSMVIGTSAIIDTEIDGAVGMNSGIFNNPFMIWGRYRKRLFRYELPVSFQFHHTQMDGAHAGKFLANLQKAIDELR is encoded by the coding sequence ATGGCAAAAGAAATCAATCCGAAAAGCACAACGAGAGCGAAGGCGTTTGAGTTTTGGATGCAAGCTCCAAATCCGATGGTGACATTTTTCAAAACGCTGAACGTCACAAGACTCGTGAAGGTGAGCAAGAAGCGCGGCTTGAAATTTAATATGCTTATGGATTACTGCATCGGCAAGGCGGCATCAAGCGTCAAGGAGTTCTACATGCTCCCGGTAAACGGCAAGCTCATGCAATACGATTCGATTGCGGTAAATACAATCGTGAAAAACGATGAAGGCGAAGTCAGCTCTTGTGACATCCCGTATTCTGAAGATTTAGCGACTTTCAACCGCAATTACCTCAAGTACACAAAAATCGTGGCGGAAAGTTGTGGGGATTGGGACTTGTCCGAAAACAGCATGGTCATCGGAACATCGGCTATTATCGATACGGAAATCGACGGCGCGGTCGGCATGAATTCCGGCATTTTTAACAACCCCTTTATGATTTGGGGACGTTACAGGAAACGTCTTTTCCGCTATGAATTGCCGGTTTCGTTCCAATTCCACCATACGCAAATGGACGGGGCTCATGCCGGGAAGTTCCTCGCGAACTTGCAAAAAGCAATCGACGAATTGCGATAA